A window from Deinococcus koreensis encodes these proteins:
- a CDS encoding DUF5367 family protein, translating into MTTVAAPSPSLAADRLPLFVGLGVLLWFVAAMMFRLLGPALLIPGSATLPLVFAGCIPLAWVFLKIGVTLGRVSGAGTLLAAAVMSAVAMFLDALALTFFPALYGLPTAQLLLVAALLLWGVAWILFFAYVQTRRTQ; encoded by the coding sequence ATGACGACCGTTGCTGCTCCTTCCCCGTCTCTCGCGGCCGACCGGCTCCCCCTGTTTGTGGGCCTCGGCGTTCTCCTGTGGTTCGTGGCGGCCATGATGTTCCGCCTGCTCGGGCCGGCGCTGCTGATCCCGGGCAGTGCCACGTTGCCCCTCGTGTTTGCCGGCTGCATTCCGCTCGCCTGGGTCTTCTTGAAGATCGGGGTGACCCTGGGACGCGTTTCAGGGGCAGGCACCCTGCTGGCGGCCGCTGTGATGTCCGCTGTGGCGATGTTCCTGGATGCGCTCGCGTTGACGTTCTTCCCCGCGCTGTACGGCCTGCCGACGGCGCAGTTGTTGCTCGTCGCCGCGCTGCTGCTGTGGGGCGTCGCGTGGATTCTCTTCTTCGCCTACGTTCAGACCCGCCGGACGCAATAG
- a CDS encoding N-acetylglucosamine kinase, which produces MTVLEAPPAQPAGRVLDAVLGIDAGNTKTIALIVGRGGEVLGWGRAGPSNIYVSRPLALAAVERAVAQAREIAGLSAHRLQAVTLSATGADWPEDFELLRAALRQWDWAPRQGVVNDAVGALRAGTLDGLGVAVVCGTSSGTAARAAGQDAWHSSYWQEPEGAEELARLAVRAVYRAHLGIDPPTTLTARVLADLGCPDVDALLHRLNARTVRKPRKLGRLAKGLLDEAHAGDPTSRRIVQKHGAALGDYALVAARRAGLSGGYHLVTSGGVMRHPSPLLRQALVEQVQGAHPGVTWQPSRLEPVYGAALLSLELAGASVTEEHFGRLAQGGPSATLFLS; this is translated from the coding sequence GTGACGGTGCTGGAGGCCCCTCCGGCCCAGCCTGCGGGGCGCGTGCTGGACGCCGTGCTGGGCATCGACGCCGGCAACACCAAGACCATCGCCCTGATCGTGGGGCGGGGGGGCGAGGTGCTGGGCTGGGGCCGCGCCGGGCCGAGCAACATCTACGTCTCGCGCCCCCTGGCGCTGGCGGCGGTCGAGCGGGCGGTGGCGCAGGCCCGGGAGATCGCCGGCCTGTCCGCCCACCGCCTCCAGGCCGTGACCCTGAGCGCCACCGGCGCCGACTGGCCCGAGGACTTCGAGCTGCTGCGCGCCGCCCTGCGCCAGTGGGACTGGGCGCCCCGCCAGGGGGTCGTGAACGACGCCGTGGGCGCGCTGCGGGCCGGGACGCTCGACGGGCTGGGCGTGGCCGTGGTCTGCGGCACGAGTTCCGGCACGGCGGCCCGCGCCGCCGGCCAGGACGCCTGGCACAGCTCCTACTGGCAGGAGCCGGAGGGGGCCGAGGAACTGGCGCGGCTGGCCGTGCGGGCGGTCTACCGCGCCCACCTGGGCATCGACCCGCCCACGACCCTGACCGCGCGGGTGCTCGCGGATCTGGGCTGCCCGGACGTGGACGCCCTGCTGCACCGCCTGAACGCCCGCACGGTTCGCAAGCCGCGCAAACTGGGGCGGCTGGCGAAGGGACTGCTCGACGAGGCCCACGCGGGCGACCCCACCAGCCGCCGGATCGTGCAGAAACACGGCGCTGCGCTGGGCGACTACGCCCTGGTCGCCGCGCGGCGGGCGGGGCTCTCGGGCGGCTACCACCTCGTCACCTCCGGCGGCGTGATGCGCCACCCTTCGCCGCTGCTGCGTCAGGCGCTGGTGGAGCAGGTGCAGGGCGCTCATCCCGGCGTGACCTGGCAGCCCTCTCGCCTGGAGCCGGTGTACGGCGCCGCGCTGCTGAGCCTGGAACTGGCCGGCGCGTCCGTGACCGAGGAGCACTTCGGCCGGCTGGCGCAGGGCGGGCCGTCCGCTACGCTCTTCCTGAGTTGA
- a CDS encoding beta-N-acetylhexosaminidase, producing MIPQPARVEWLGGELPSRLLEEVICDVPDADVQALAAVIREALADQAGGPGRLPVRVERASTPAPEGYSLRIDGGGARMRGSIEGLRHAWASLGQLLDAGDTLPHVLISDAPAFPHRGVMLDVSRHFMPTPDVLAFIAELARLKFNVFHWHLTDDQGWRIELPRFPALTGVGAWRPGTLIGHADAPGPPAYEARPHGGFYTQSEIREVVAFAAGLGITVIPEIDLPGHSSAALAAYPQYSCHCRPGDVWQGWGVRDHVFCTRDESLDFLEQVLDEVLPLFPSPLIHLGGDEVPTTHWEDCPDCQAVMAREGLQDVEELHRYVMARLARFLQSRGRRLAAWDEITDTPPVPAGTLVLSWRGTEGGVLAARAGFETVMCPASHVYLDHYQADPAGEPLAIGGLSTLETVYSFRPVPPELEPRHRGRVLGGQANLWREYMPDTAHVQYMAFPRLHALAEVLWSPQEGLDFADFHARLGRQLPALTRRGVRFRPLDRPG from the coding sequence GTGATTCCCCAGCCGGCCCGGGTCGAGTGGCTGGGCGGCGAACTTCCGTCCAGGCTGCTGGAGGAGGTCATCTGCGACGTGCCCGATGCTGACGTTCAGGCCCTCGCGGCGGTCATCCGGGAGGCCCTGGCGGATCAGGCCGGCGGGCCCGGGCGGCTCCCCGTGAGGGTGGAACGGGCATCCACCCCGGCCCCCGAGGGCTACTCCCTGCGGATCGACGGCGGCGGCGCTCGGATGCGCGGCTCCATCGAGGGGCTGCGCCATGCCTGGGCGTCCCTCGGGCAGCTGCTGGACGCCGGCGACACCCTGCCCCACGTCCTGATCAGCGACGCGCCGGCCTTTCCCCACCGGGGCGTGATGCTCGACGTGTCGCGCCACTTCATGCCCACGCCAGACGTGCTGGCCTTTATCGCCGAGCTGGCGCGGCTCAAGTTCAACGTGTTCCACTGGCACCTCACCGACGACCAGGGCTGGCGCATCGAGCTGCCCCGCTTCCCGGCGCTCACCGGGGTCGGCGCCTGGCGCCCAGGCACCCTGATCGGCCACGCCGACGCGCCCGGGCCGCCGGCTTACGAGGCTCGGCCCCACGGCGGCTTTTACACCCAGTCCGAGATCCGCGAGGTGGTGGCGTTCGCCGCTGGCCTAGGCATCACGGTGATCCCCGAGATCGACCTGCCGGGCCACTCCAGCGCCGCGCTGGCGGCCTACCCGCAGTACAGCTGCCACTGCCGGCCCGGCGACGTCTGGCAGGGCTGGGGCGTGCGCGACCACGTGTTCTGTACCCGGGACGAGTCGCTGGACTTTCTGGAACAGGTACTGGACGAGGTGCTGCCCCTGTTCCCCTCGCCGCTGATCCATCTGGGCGGCGACGAGGTGCCCACGACCCACTGGGAGGACTGCCCGGACTGTCAGGCCGTGATGGCCCGTGAGGGCCTGCAGGACGTGGAGGAACTGCACCGTTACGTCATGGCCCGGCTGGCCCGGTTCCTGCAGTCGCGCGGCCGCCGCCTGGCCGCCTGGGACGAGATCACCGACACGCCCCCGGTGCCGGCGGGCACGCTGGTGCTCTCGTGGCGCGGTACGGAGGGCGGTGTGCTGGCCGCCCGCGCCGGTTTCGAGACCGTGATGTGCCCGGCCAGCCACGTCTACCTCGACCACTATCAGGCCGACCCGGCGGGCGAGCCGCTGGCGATCGGAGGCCTGAGCACGCTGGAGACGGTGTATTCGTTCCGGCCCGTGCCGCCGGAGCTGGAGCCCCGGCACCGGGGGCGGGTGCTGGGCGGGCAGGCGAACCTCTGGCGCGAGTACATGCCCGACACCGCCCACGTGCAGTACATGGCCTTTCCCCGCCTGCACGCGCTGGCGGAGGTGCTGTGGTCGCCTCAGGAGGGGCTGGACTTCGCAGATTTCCACGCCCGCTTGGGCAGGCAGCTGCCAGCCCTGACCCGGCGGGGCGTGCGCTTCCGGCCCCTGGATCGACCGGGGTGA
- a CDS encoding glucosamine-6-phosphate deaminase codes for MVAGSVSLEVLPDAGALAVRAADWIARRIRARPDLSVLVATGNTPMPTYARLAELVAGGELDASRVTAVQLDEYLGLEPDDPRSLRAWMNRTFVRPLGITRVVPLDDPATFGAALARLGGLDLAILGLGPNGHLGFNEPPSPPDAPTRTLALTPESLQSNRAYWQGLAVPTHAITAGMDVILAARETLLLVGGAHKRDILRRALHGPETPDVPASFLRRTALTVLADREAAP; via the coding sequence GTGGTAGCGGGGAGTGTCTCGCTGGAGGTGCTGCCGGACGCGGGCGCCCTGGCCGTTCGGGCCGCCGACTGGATCGCCCGGCGCATCCGGGCCAGGCCCGACCTGAGCGTGCTGGTCGCCACCGGCAACACGCCGATGCCCACCTACGCGCGGCTGGCGGAACTGGTGGCCGGGGGAGAGCTGGACGCCTCCCGCGTGACCGCCGTGCAACTCGACGAGTATCTCGGGCTGGAGCCAGACGACCCGCGCTCGCTGCGCGCCTGGATGAACCGGACGTTCGTGCGGCCGCTGGGGATCACGAGGGTCGTGCCCCTGGACGATCCGGCGACCTTTGGGGCCGCGCTGGCGCGGCTGGGCGGCCTCGACCTGGCCATCCTGGGGCTGGGGCCGAACGGGCACCTGGGCTTCAATGAGCCGCCCAGCCCGCCGGACGCGCCCACCCGCACCCTGGCCCTCACGCCCGAGAGCCTGCAGAGCAACCGGGCCTACTGGCAGGGTCTGGCGGTGCCCACGCACGCCATCACCGCCGGCATGGACGTGATCCTCGCGGCGCGCGAGACCCTGCTGCTGGTGGGCGGGGCACACAAGCGGGACATCCTCAGGCGCGCCCTGCACGGCCCCGAGACGCCGGACGTGCCCGCCTCCTTCCTGCGCCGCACCGCCCTGACCGTGCTGGCCGACCGGGAGGCGGCGCCGTGA
- a CDS encoding PDDEXK nuclease domain-containing protein: protein MTPGELVPDFSAVLTLIRQAQGQALRQVNRDLIELYWRVGEYLHHKTGAEGWGRGTVQQLATWLSAEHPDLRGFSASNLWRMEQFYRTYQGSPKLAPLVRELSWTHNLLIMGRTQGGQEREFYLQAAIQGRWSKRELERQMDGSLYERALTEPARLSPALVAQQPEAATVFRDSYLLDFLNLPAGHSEHDLQHGLVSHLKDFLLELGPDFAYMGEQYRLQVGTQDFFIDLLMYHRRLQALVAFELKVTAFSPAMMGQLDFYLEALDRDHRQPHENPSIGVLLCRGADSQVVEYALARSASPALVARYLTELPDKALLQAKLDEFYALEEERVQGETP from the coding sequence ATGACGCCCGGCGAACTGGTACCCGACTTCAGCGCGGTGCTGACCCTGATCCGGCAGGCCCAGGGTCAGGCGCTGCGGCAGGTCAACCGTGACCTGATCGAACTGTACTGGCGGGTGGGCGAATACCTGCACCACAAGACCGGCGCCGAGGGCTGGGGGCGCGGCACCGTGCAGCAGCTCGCAACATGGCTCAGCGCCGAGCACCCGGATCTGCGGGGCTTTTCAGCCTCCAACCTGTGGCGGATGGAGCAGTTCTACCGCACCTACCAAGGCAGTCCAAAACTCGCACCACTGGTGCGAGAACTCAGCTGGACGCATAACCTGCTGATCATGGGCCGAACGCAGGGTGGGCAGGAGCGGGAATTTTACCTCCAGGCCGCCATCCAGGGGCGCTGGAGCAAACGCGAGCTGGAACGCCAGATGGACGGCAGCCTGTACGAACGCGCCCTGACCGAGCCAGCCCGGCTCAGCCCGGCCCTGGTGGCCCAGCAGCCGGAGGCCGCCACCGTGTTCCGCGACAGCTACCTCCTGGACTTCCTGAACCTGCCCGCAGGGCACAGCGAGCACGACCTGCAGCACGGTCTGGTCAGCCACCTGAAGGACTTCCTGCTGGAACTGGGGCCGGACTTCGCCTATATGGGCGAGCAGTACCGCCTTCAGGTCGGCACGCAGGACTTCTTCATCGACCTGCTGATGTACCACCGCCGCCTGCAGGCCCTGGTCGCCTTCGAGCTGAAGGTCACGGCCTTCTCGCCCGCCATGATGGGGCAGCTCGACTTCTACCTGGAAGCGCTGGACAGAGACCACCGCCAGCCGCACGAAAATCCCAGCATCGGCGTGCTGCTGTGCCGGGGCGCCGACTCCCAGGTGGTCGAGTACGCCCTGGCCCGCAGCGCCTCGCCCGCTCTGGTGGCCCGCTACCTCACCGAGCTGCCCGACAAGGCCCTGCTGCAGGCCAAACTGGACGAGTTCTACGCGCTGGAGGAGGAGAGAGTGCAGGGAGAGACACCATAG
- a CDS encoding ABC transporter ATP-binding protein → MSRLSPTEPALELRNLRKVFRGRTRAGDVVAVNDVSFSIARGEVLGLVGESGSGKSTIARLVARFHEPSGGEIRLAGEATPRRLRGRALRQFRQRVQMIFQDPYASLNPLSRVGYILARPLKIHGLGAGDIPGQVSALLERVGLSPPGVYAGKRPFELSGGQRQRVGIARALATRPELILADEPTSALDVSIRLDIMNLLLDLKDQEGLSMLFITHDLAGARYMSDRVAVLYAGHLVEIGPATGVIDDPQHPYTRLLRSAAPKPDAGLAPNRVEGRGEVPDLSALPPGCPFEPRCPHAMPACRAGLPKMYDLGGGHQARCLLHDPAVMAAQPAAPALVAQPLR, encoded by the coding sequence GTGTCCCGTCTGTCCCCAACTGAGCCGGCGCTGGAACTGCGGAACCTGCGGAAGGTCTTCCGGGGCCGCACCCGCGCGGGCGACGTGGTGGCCGTGAACGACGTGAGTTTCAGCATCGCGCGGGGCGAGGTGCTGGGGCTGGTGGGCGAGTCGGGCAGCGGCAAGAGCACCATCGCCCGGCTGGTGGCGCGCTTCCACGAGCCCAGCGGCGGCGAGATCCGGCTCGCGGGCGAGGCCACCCCCAGGCGCCTGCGTGGCCGGGCGCTGCGGCAGTTCCGCCAGCGCGTGCAGATGATCTTTCAAGACCCGTATGCCAGCCTCAATCCCCTGAGCCGCGTGGGCTACATCCTGGCGCGGCCGCTGAAGATCCACGGTCTGGGCGCTGGGGACATTCCGGGGCAGGTGAGTGCCCTGCTGGAGAGGGTCGGTCTCTCGCCGCCGGGGGTCTACGCGGGCAAACGGCCCTTCGAGCTGTCGGGCGGGCAGCGCCAGCGGGTCGGCATCGCCCGGGCGCTGGCCACCCGGCCCGAGCTGATCCTGGCCGACGAGCCGACCAGCGCGCTGGACGTGAGCATCCGCCTGGACATCATGAACCTGCTGCTCGACCTGAAGGATCAGGAGGGGCTGTCCATGCTGTTCATCACGCACGACCTGGCCGGCGCGCGCTACATGAGCGACCGGGTGGCCGTGCTGTACGCCGGGCATCTCGTCGAGATCGGCCCGGCGACCGGGGTGATCGACGACCCGCAGCATCCCTACACCCGCCTGCTGCGCTCGGCCGCGCCCAAGCCGGACGCGGGGCTCGCGCCGAACCGTGTGGAGGGCCGGGGAGAGGTGCCCGACCTCTCTGCGCTGCCGCCCGGCTGCCCCTTCGAGCCGCGCTGCCCCCACGCCATGCCGGCGTGCCGGGCGGGTCTGCCGAAGATGTACGACCTCGGGGGCGGCCATCAGGCGCGCTGCCTGCTGCACGACCCGGCCGTCATGGCCGCCCAGCCCGCCGCTCCGGCCCTGGTGGCCCAGCCCCTGCGCTGA
- a CDS encoding glycoside hydrolase, producing MARVKIAYIGGGSTRAPGTVASFIRQAASFEGSEIVLHDLDPERLTLVRDLSRRMAAAQDADLTITATLDRRAALTDCDGVLSSYRPGGFEARVLDERLPLNRGLIGQETQGAGGFFMALRAIHVARGLVEDMAAVCPRATLFNYTNPVNIVAQAVADHSDVPVVSLCEGPIQFPREIAELAGLDPGLVQAPMLGLNHACWSDGALYGGQPMLPLLRKRLEAGIDDEWARRWIALAVQMDSLPASYMKYYYFEAEMLAELRAKGTTRAEDILADVPSYWAHYREQLDSQAPTLEPGLSRGGIFELEVAVDVMDSFFNDLGEVWPTNVVNRGALADLPDSLVVEGPCLVSLSGVRPIAGHRLPPPVRGLVGALGEYQQLAANAAWEGTRQEAVQALLSNPLVRSLEQAQGLYAELAHAHRDWLPERLW from the coding sequence ATGGCCCGAGTCAAGATCGCTTACATCGGTGGAGGCAGCACCCGCGCGCCCGGCACCGTCGCCTCCTTCATCCGGCAGGCCGCCAGTTTCGAGGGCTCGGAGATCGTCCTGCACGACCTCGACCCGGAGCGCCTGACCCTCGTGCGCGACCTGTCCCGGCGCATGGCCGCCGCCCAGGACGCCGACCTGACCATCACCGCCACGCTGGATCGCCGGGCGGCGCTGACGGACTGCGACGGCGTGCTCTCCAGCTACCGTCCCGGCGGCTTCGAGGCCCGCGTGCTCGACGAACGCCTGCCGCTGAACCGGGGCCTGATCGGTCAGGAGACCCAGGGGGCCGGCGGCTTTTTCATGGCCCTGCGCGCCATCCACGTGGCCCGCGGTCTGGTGGAGGACATGGCGGCCGTGTGCCCGCGCGCCACGCTGTTCAACTACACCAATCCCGTGAACATCGTCGCCCAGGCGGTGGCCGACCACAGCGACGTGCCGGTCGTGTCGCTGTGTGAGGGGCCGATCCAGTTCCCGCGCGAGATCGCGGAGCTGGCGGGCCTCGACCCGGGGCTCGTGCAGGCCCCCATGCTGGGCCTGAACCACGCCTGCTGGAGCGATGGCGCCCTGTACGGCGGCCAGCCCATGCTGCCGCTGCTGCGGAAGCGGCTGGAGGCCGGCATCGACGACGAGTGGGCGCGGCGCTGGATCGCGCTGGCCGTGCAGATGGACTCGCTGCCGGCCTCGTACATGAAGTACTACTACTTCGAAGCCGAGATGCTGGCCGAGCTGCGCGCCAAGGGCACCACACGCGCCGAGGACATCCTGGCAGACGTGCCGAGCTACTGGGCGCACTACCGCGAGCAGCTGGACTCCCAGGCGCCCACCCTGGAGCCGGGGCTCTCGCGCGGCGGCATCTTCGAGCTGGAGGTCGCGGTGGACGTGATGGACTCCTTCTTCAACGATCTGGGCGAGGTCTGGCCGACCAACGTGGTCAACCGGGGCGCGCTGGCCGATCTGCCCGACTCCCTGGTGGTCGAGGGGCCCTGTCTGGTGAGCCTCTCCGGCGTGCGCCCGATCGCCGGCCACCGCCTGCCGCCCCCGGTGCGCGGCCTGGTCGGCGCCCTGGGCGAGTACCAGCAGCTCGCCGCGAACGCCGCCTGGGAGGGCACCCGGCAGGAGGCCGTGCAGGCGCTGCTGAGCAATCCCCTGGTGCGCTCGCTGGAGCAGGCCCAGGGACTCTACGCCGAACTCGCCCACGCCCACCGCGACTGGCTGCCGGAGCGGCTGTGGTAG
- a CDS encoding MOSC domain-containing protein — protein MTCVPTLSALYAYPLKSARGTALTHAPAQARGLAHDRHWAAVDATGRLITQRECLRLALIQPRIEEGRLFLSLQGGPEQAVPDGQGRSLRPLRLWTEEFTGHDLGDEVAAWLSAALGVECRLAELPAAFGRWQEGKPYRAPLSFADGNPFHLVGEGSVGAVAEAAPVPVEAPTFRPNLVIAGLDAYAEDFWRLIQIGDVRLQVVESCDRCGVVNTTAHGTVRAEPLRTLTRLRRTGKHVPLGQHLILAPGQAEGATLRVGDPVQVLEVGESPNGFYGE, from the coding sequence ATGACCTGTGTGCCCACCCTCAGCGCCCTGTACGCGTATCCCCTCAAATCGGCCCGCGGGACGGCCCTGACCCACGCCCCGGCGCAGGCGCGCGGCCTGGCGCACGACCGCCACTGGGCCGCCGTGGATGCCACGGGCCGCCTGATCACCCAGCGCGAATGCCTGCGCCTGGCCCTGATCCAGCCCCGGATCGAGGAGGGGCGGCTGTTCCTGAGCCTCCAAGGCGGCCCGGAGCAGGCGGTGCCGGACGGACAGGGCCGCAGCCTGCGCCCCCTCAGGCTCTGGACGGAGGAGTTCACCGGGCACGACCTGGGAGACGAGGTGGCCGCGTGGCTCAGTGCCGCCCTGGGCGTCGAGTGCCGCCTCGCGGAGCTGCCGGCCGCGTTCGGCCGCTGGCAGGAAGGGAAACCCTACCGCGCGCCGCTCTCCTTCGCCGACGGCAACCCGTTCCATCTGGTGGGGGAGGGCTCCGTGGGGGCGGTCGCCGAGGCCGCCCCGGTGCCGGTGGAGGCGCCAACCTTCCGGCCCAATCTGGTGATCGCCGGCCTGGACGCCTACGCCGAGGATTTCTGGCGCCTGATCCAGATCGGGGACGTGCGCCTGCAGGTGGTGGAGAGCTGCGACCGCTGTGGCGTCGTGAACACCACGGCCCACGGCACCGTGCGTGCCGAGCCGCTACGGACATTAACCCGCCTGCGCCGCACCGGGAAGCATGTGCCCCTGGGCCAGCACCTGATCCTGGCCCCCGGTCAGGCCGAGGGCGCCACGTTGCGCGTCGGAGACCCGGTGCAGGTTCTGGAGGTGGGCGAGTCGCCCAATGGGTTCTATGGCGAGTGA